The following proteins come from a genomic window of uncultured Fretibacterium sp.:
- a CDS encoding gamma-glutamyl-gamma-aminobutyrate hydrolase family protein: MRHQPIIGILGNVRRDPDPDFVSVDRSYTNTACVRAIDGNGGVPVILPVPEDPGLSDPALALCDGLLFPGGWDVDPRYYGEPPHATLGPVLPELDAFWFHVAAYASEHRVPMLGICRGMQLLNVACGGSLYQDIGEREEKNLLHAQQLRRDTPTHRVLIEQDSRLRRILEAESVYTNTLHHQSVKALGKGLALTARAEDGVVEAFESPDGLIVAVQWHPEDLLRTIPVMNRLFLDLCGRAQERRGARN; the protein is encoded by the coding sequence ATGAGACACCAACCCATCATCGGCATCCTGGGAAACGTTCGGCGAGACCCGGACCCCGACTTTGTGAGTGTCGACCGCAGCTACACGAACACAGCCTGCGTGCGGGCCATAGACGGTAACGGCGGTGTCCCCGTCATTCTGCCAGTTCCCGAGGATCCCGGGCTTTCGGACCCCGCACTGGCCCTGTGTGACGGCCTGCTTTTCCCTGGGGGATGGGACGTGGACCCCCGCTACTACGGGGAGCCGCCCCACGCGACGCTGGGTCCGGTGCTGCCGGAGCTGGACGCATTCTGGTTCCATGTGGCGGCCTACGCGTCGGAGCACCGTGTTCCCATGCTGGGCATCTGCCGCGGTATGCAGCTCCTGAACGTGGCCTGCGGCGGCAGCCTCTACCAGGATATCGGAGAGCGCGAGGAGAAGAACCTGCTGCATGCGCAACAGCTGCGCCGTGACACCCCGACGCACAGGGTTTTGATCGAGCAGGACTCCCGCCTTCGACGCATCCTGGAGGCCGAGAGCGTCTACACCAACACGCTGCACCACCAGTCCGTCAAGGCCCTGGGCAAGGGGCTTGCCCTTACCGCCCGCGCCGAGGACGGCGTCGTTGAGGCCTTCGAGAGCCCGGATGGCCTGATCGTGGCCGTGCAGTGGCACCCGGAGGACCTTCTGAGAACGATCCCGGTCATGAATCGCCTTTTCCTGGACCTCTGCGGCCGGGCCCAGGAACGGCGAGGAGCCCGGAACTGA